In one Arenibacter antarcticus genomic region, the following are encoded:
- a CDS encoding alpha/beta hydrolase, with protein MYKLPHILLLGFLFFCITSCSEDAITSDITSLEAKNIINLEYGTDSHQKYDIYLPKNRTKDTKVLILIHGGGWNKGDKSEMDAFKDFIREQLPEIAVVNMNYRLADVNTPPYPMQINDIDRVVNELRNRVQEFQISPEIGFIGASAGAHLSLLWSYAHDTKKQVKMVCSIVGPTNLLDESYVNTTDQELRELLDQFGSDPAVLEAVSPIYQVTSTSPATILFYGAQDPLIPNSQGIDLRDKLKELNVTHEFTLYPNGGHGWIGLDLLDTSIKLKAFIQNHL; from the coding sequence GATGCAATTACGTCTGACATTACCTCATTGGAAGCCAAAAACATCATCAATTTGGAATACGGTACCGATTCACATCAAAAATATGACATTTATCTTCCAAAAAATAGAACTAAGGACACTAAAGTACTGATTTTGATACATGGAGGTGGATGGAACAAAGGTGATAAGTCGGAAATGGATGCCTTTAAAGATTTTATTCGGGAACAACTCCCGGAAATAGCGGTTGTGAATATGAACTATAGGCTAGCCGATGTTAACACCCCTCCATATCCCATGCAAATAAATGATATAGATAGAGTGGTAAACGAATTGCGCAATAGGGTACAGGAATTTCAAATATCTCCCGAGATTGGGTTTATTGGCGCCAGTGCCGGTGCACATCTTTCCTTATTATGGAGCTACGCCCATGATACAAAGAAACAAGTAAAGATGGTCTGCAGTATTGTAGGGCCAACCAATTTGCTAGACGAGTCATATGTAAATACAACCGATCAAGAACTAAGAGAACTTTTAGATCAATTTGGAAGTGACCCAGCTGTATTGGAAGCGGTGAGTCCTATATACCAAGTAACCTCAACTTCCCCTGCAACCATATTGTTTTATGGAGCGCAAGACCCCTTAATTCCCAATTCCCAAGGAATAGACCTAAGGGACAAATTAAAGGAATTAAACGTAACCCACGAATTTACCCTATACCCTAATGGTGGTCATGGTTGGATTGGGTTGGATCTTTTGGATACCTCTATTAAATTAAAGGCCTTTATACAAAATCACCTATAG